A single Arcobacter sp. FWKO B DNA region contains:
- a CDS encoding ATP-binding protein — protein MKTIEKSLYQTVLYLQSDPKGKKIVSKILKEKFENLIVTKSEDEAIVYFQKYQNSIELIIADIYISSKHCLHFIKTIRDVSCDIPIILFGELIEYSQLIKAIDLNINGFCEKPIKKDELSKKIDKILKCLDLKKEQRQQDIITFEQSKLNTMVEVMSNIAHHWRQPLNSIGSLMVKLEAKTDEKQLTDEDIYDVIEKTNSIITYLSTIINDFRNCFKATNHSTDVELHELFGAMLSFYIADLSYYDIDIKVHYEEQSLKNIRYSEMLKQVLMVVINNSKEAIITKVNKTSKGLIDINVYAQDGMLYIDIYDNGNGIEDEMFEKIFDPYFTTKFKSQGTGLGLYRAKILVEKHMMGYIDIKNIADGVCCSIVLPLNEIR, from the coding sequence ATGAAAACAATTGAAAAATCGTTGTATCAAACTGTTTTGTATCTTCAAAGTGATCCAAAAGGGAAGAAAATTGTATCAAAAATTCTTAAAGAGAAATTTGAAAACCTAATAGTTACAAAAAGTGAAGATGAAGCCATTGTTTATTTTCAAAAATATCAAAATAGTATTGAGTTAATTATTGCAGATATTTATATATCTTCTAAACATTGTTTACATTTCATAAAAACTATAAGGGATGTTAGCTGTGATATCCCAATTATTTTATTTGGAGAGCTAATTGAGTATAGCCAATTAATAAAAGCAATAGATTTGAATATCAATGGTTTTTGTGAAAAACCTATTAAAAAAGATGAACTAAGCAAAAAAATTGATAAAATTCTTAAATGTTTAGATTTAAAAAAAGAACAAAGACAACAAGATATTATAACTTTTGAACAGTCAAAATTAAATACTATGGTTGAAGTGATGAGTAATATTGCTCATCATTGGAGACAGCCACTCAACTCTATAGGCTCTTTAATGGTAAAGCTAGAAGCAAAAACTGATGAAAAACAGTTAACTGATGAAGACATATATGATGTTATAGAAAAAACCAACTCAATAATTACATATCTATCAACCATAATTAATGATTTTAGAAATTGTTTTAAGGCAACCAATCACTCAACAGATGTGGAATTGCATGAGCTTTTTGGTGCTATGTTATCATTTTATATTGCAGATTTATCGTATTATGATATAGATATAAAAGTACACTATGAAGAGCAGTCATTAAAAAATATACGCTATTCAGAGATGCTAAAACAAGTTTTGATGGTAGTTATAAATAATTCAAAAGAAGCAATTATTACTAAAGTAAATAAAACAAGCAAAGGGTTGATTGATATAAATGTATATGCACAAGATGGAATGCTCTATATAGATATATATGATAATGGAAATGGGATAGAAGATGAAATGTTTGAAAAAATTTTTGATCCTTATTTTACTACTAAATTTAAGTCCCAAGGAACAGGGCTTGGGTTGTATAGAGCAAAAATATTGGTAGAAAAGCATATGATGGGGTATATTGATATAAAAAATATAGCTGATGGGGTATGTTGTTCTATTGTTTTACCTTTAAATGAGATTAGATAG
- a CDS encoding diguanylate cyclase — translation MKKILVIFVVFLFCIDTIFGSTKLSNTLSSQIEIVQYPSVKIGILANRGKQIDYLDYEIMINHLNKEITEYTFEIIPLAFEDLVHAITTKSVDFLITNPSIYVEFEHKYNVSRIATLENILLKNYTSSQFGSVVFTTKDNKIINKPKDLINKTLAVVDIQSFGGYICARYEFMKFGVDISKESKLIFTTTHDGVVNMVLDKKVDAGIVRTDILERMCFEGKIDLDDIKIINKKAYENFPYLCSTELYPEWAFSKLAHTSLDLSKKVLHTLLRVDGENITSKWTIPLDYSSIHKVHKELNIPPYEIVQITPEDIFQQYKVTLLVLFISGVVILILLFMLYFMNRRLKIKNERIEKFNDKLDSIVKEKISELNETNKRLKELVNKDQLTQIASRRFFYEQVEKYFYMARRNNTPLCILNLDIDYFKVVNDTYGHGVGDQVLKMFSYTISKRLRLSDLFGRVGGEEFYICAQNTDIDEAIILANRIKQAVEEAYYEHKGEKIQITTSIGISKLLDDDTTIEEVIKRSDIALYRAKHNGRNRVEVV, via the coding sequence TTGAAAAAAATCTTAGTTATTTTTGTTGTATTTCTTTTTTGTATTGATACCATTTTTGGTTCTACTAAATTATCTAACACATTATCCAGTCAAATTGAAATAGTTCAATATCCAAGTGTCAAAATTGGAATTTTGGCCAATAGAGGTAAACAAATAGACTATCTTGATTATGAAATAATGATAAATCATTTAAATAAAGAAATTACCGAATATACATTTGAAATAATACCTTTGGCTTTTGAGGATTTGGTGCATGCAATAACTACTAAGTCAGTAGATTTTCTTATTACAAACCCCTCTATTTATGTGGAGTTTGAGCATAAGTATAATGTAAGTCGGATAGCTACTTTGGAAAATATTCTTTTAAAAAATTATACTTCATCTCAGTTTGGAAGTGTTGTATTTACCACAAAAGATAACAAAATAATAAACAAGCCAAAAGATTTGATAAATAAAACTTTAGCAGTTGTTGATATACAGTCATTTGGTGGATATATTTGTGCAAGATACGAGTTTATGAAGTTTGGTGTTGATATCTCAAAAGAGAGTAAGCTTATATTTACCACTACACACGATGGTGTTGTAAATATGGTGCTGGATAAAAAAGTTGATGCAGGGATAGTAAGAACGGATATATTAGAAAGAATGTGTTTTGAAGGAAAAATAGACTTAGATGATATAAAGATAATAAATAAAAAAGCATATGAAAATTTCCCATATCTTTGTAGTACTGAGTTGTATCCAGAGTGGGCATTTTCTAAGCTAGCACATACAAGTTTAGATTTATCAAAAAAAGTTTTACATACTTTATTAAGAGTTGATGGGGAAAATATAACTTCAAAATGGACTATACCACTTGATTATTCATCAATACATAAAGTACACAAAGAGCTAAATATTCCCCCATATGAAATAGTGCAAATTACGCCTGAAGATATTTTTCAGCAGTACAAGGTTACTTTGTTGGTTTTATTTATTAGTGGAGTTGTTATATTGATACTTCTGTTTATGTTGTATTTTATGAATAGAAGACTAAAAATAAAAAATGAAAGAATTGAAAAGTTCAATGATAAGTTAGATTCCATAGTAAAAGAAAAAATTAGTGAACTAAATGAGACAAATAAAAGATTAAAAGAGCTTGTTAATAAAGATCAATTAACTCAAATTGCAAGTAGAAGATTTTTTTATGAACAGGTTGAAAAGTATTTTTATATGGCAAGAAGAAACAATACGCCATTATGTATTTTAAATCTTGATATTGATTACTTCAAGGTTGTTAATGATACATATGGGCATGGTGTTGGTGATCAGGTGCTTAAGATGTTTAGTTATACTATATCAAAAAGGCTAAGATTAAGTGATTTATTTGGTAGAGTTGGTGGGGAAGAATTTTATATATGTGCACAAAATACAGATATAGATGAAGCTATTATTTTAGCAAATAGAATAAAACAAGCAGTTGAAGAAGCTTATTATGAGCATAAAGGTGAAAAGATACAAATAACCACCAGTATAGGGATATCAAAATTGTTAGATGATGATACTACAATAGAAGAGGTTATTAAACGATCTGATATAGCTCTTTATAGGGCAAAACATAATGGTAGAAATAGAGTTGAAGTTGTCTGA